The proteins below come from a single Drosophila kikkawai strain 14028-0561.14 chromosome 3R, DkikHiC1v2, whole genome shotgun sequence genomic window:
- the unc80 gene encoding protein unc-80 homolog isoform X7: MVTNAAATGAAAGAAATSTTTATNNNNLQTNNNSHAANNNNDDFDFDQDNGLQDLGLPVSVQTFLWRQIAPFIRPKLGKLHESTCLFCQHAPGHHESKEACKSFEKVLVQNIQFGLSPPLTKALGAIPRWRLLQGALPHVMHACAALLHNRVKDMQAIGPVETKLLYTMQWILLYAAEECADDEGGEDLGLGETAEPKSKSIDQYLFSVPTITLFVYLFAPIIHHLKESDFQNFRLENGIKLWQGMWDNRAPGAPCFTASVKPKARNLLCAPTPKGSTDVFPARKHSLSADAMSPKADSPQSGISDYGRQDEEGSWVSSPKEFAFPETIPEEASSVEDERVVIFRLPSAPQLMDNSFFTADASLLQQQQSQSRRGSRQSMNSRDKDKVPSTKFEFDQQELMRGASMKEKRSASIEKETDSDKSDSIKADVSAATFLDVAVLRCLFISHWQEEGIFWSLQYLYNRLSDIGEEAAITLNQPRKRSNSLPIPQIEISLYQGPGSNSRDSPGSSVVKDYIEIPEPSPTVTACVVEEPQSAPSTSERRGSEKKKRVKMADLRAFVETKMFSKSEKNLEKVGLDTNSANGKTPTPLQHAEYHRSLDTGEKKLSRSASMISREPASNLIKGKSMPSLSCLLDSGFYRYVEPPRAPRPSQATCPRSTAFYPRNPIITVTEHTPTPSPDYIKRQGSIDSQLDALSNGGSIAGGNGGGNGSTGMGSTTTRYRGQMLRSHTDSHIDYTGVDESEAPGSSFYITRDGGIDYEIILLAISNVFKRDPAQVCSLRVLEAGLNICELLIEMGVLKLGEHAHEISMSITRRALQVLGCPHGCNDGVRGPPADFLRNQCQKILSRMLRQAGQRTKRYMQEMVRTSPLPELIDYFHAFLAFCVDPSSLLSPLTHKRQSGYKNANTDLGGVPGQGGYSTNFSGGMSGGAEAQVVGAVFKPLVSRFVEASKDLKGPENIALYGDIRQLVTYVKGAHGGPFRLVALSGILAVTPRPHKKGPTSQTTRVIRHIPQANVPQSSQNDDNRSQRRLLLKKRSTSSACAVSLLETEACEEHYKTSQSPLSNFRRRTTGVRPTLTPRHSERALLSDSTSSSERNSLGRLSGLVRWFRGTPKEASSIDLEIGSLNPEISSTFMRHASLKIQRGRSSDGIGRSIQRAKRRVERRLNRFGGIVKGKKKVGGIEETADFSRRSSSDMCDGPRESEVVILKERKLVPTEPVRVGMLRLSFLLETCAPGSFPDPQLVAAVLDLPQAPLVARATFLLECAHFVHLCNKGQWPAWMKQNVGSYRTSGANININQMKHQVSQTSARRTHILQRAAGKMFHQWAEMVGARLEEILFTERLQYEAVNASLTDPEKQRELLQQDEEEDFLDETSVNPHGNDCPHSLKLIACVLLFEITAFLRDTYLMLPKTSKLIHRDKPAPWEKVYREANRRWSMALSSMGHSQTSAQSLQSIAAGNDVAGQSERKISFVLHEPDNESENSSNTTLTKEGGEEARRPTASAVRPFLLRRGTATTTGGSFKRRSLKLRRNTKDSKDIETDFNMQSRRKVSSLSDRSDTSEQGMISGGEESPGILSDDQQPESPTDSNENDDTAKNMPWLKAVIDMMSSYNYYCTHKGYCHPFCYKRHMRSCTRLVKATRKVYGEEFGFTFDADHPNVEPTVISSSKPHTSRSRSTRKVSEQSSTQTSPSKRKDSLSRKDRISDDPDLEMAEKLAKAFRQEKEKKLQEEPPILKFIRIHIRNLFHFPLATLLKGAVVLTEEMVIEAMPAAWELLLETNHDTATSSAAVFLMGSVKAQNFAFDIMQRALKHKDPDIRIGAIQRYLVLWKCRFHVWPRMEENAHDVTFKVPPGGIEFTLPSPKIGIESLPVVDPPWMPVQQTKDMDVTLNQDRHRSLVTATKSRKMQQTEAIRNALRQQRDKQRAERHSFLITMIPISQQASHEPGMEKLEDHEIEEDLDGTRMSSHLHHSHSLFPSVLCSSVMQIVGCLDDAAIGSDGNAVYEIAYQVIWVCLVEESALFLRYVFERLTRDRQDQMFKLLRHLIRFVPRLPQQAAFALYNSIIGYIMFYVRSSNELKQELVGSALSVLWMVVHSVHGIMFKDLKQILRKEQCDASILLTANVPAAKKIVVHGPADDDYNIPSQFPVQEDTLFCQLLKEALDYYPIDEKNTSHYCLVDYKSSKILNPNWYIRDLYFFKRSQYPEVRLMLMRPEESFLALQKQELTKKFVEIGKVHLTWAILKNVDMVVQRVVFLHEELMKLPSFPRKALEVDLDLHHGGEYGKVLLGLDVLHKFMWVRLIARMFEAMAGNFAYSADIQLFLNVLSGASILHAEDSCIMRYVMATFINAAFNFKNIFSTNGYFMIMPTLLQVYSLHQTNKLITTTIEYAVKQFYLLNRKPFILQMFGSVSAILDTDEDGTYGEAHKVQSSCLFNLLLSLEDPSPDPLNIAELVKEPKPLKAIDFCYHDEDDDVTVLDCITLCVMVVSYSAESTRGYQMLIILEAILPCYLQQIQSPSYIPLQGKSERDIILQLAVAIRTMVHNCEGLAKSYNGPYRNSPEHKGSSQRNCSRGPPCSPGLDFEEESHPKYLTDARTKNMMDSAEDSEMIRTEYRRPRDVLLSVVADFLTKSTARLAELAKKMPSDTKPTEVLDAKCHIRLADIAHSLLKVSPYDPESMACRGLQRYMQAVLPRAEWSNDTLRNALVTILRRIDKVFLKISKKPSIRRNTDWEAAAGLLKGIHETIIRHSYVLHWQQMKVLISTVQNLIVNEPGSGIPEGVSSAGAALMSQNPPAFFCSAVVRLVALQVVSPVDCFSLVHICGGSAEFATQEKAEGFLMHLIMPLCLKVCSGRGVSDVGELKMTDVTFLLTAVLNAMSPPAGRTGQAVSQINRVTGDLRAGSLTFTGSRDAKRPARISGSLYQAAFLALRIVCICFENRLSNEWPRIVRVMRDLGRRNEAAPDLWSFMEFVVTHRTPLYIVLLPFILHKISQPPIGDHERHMQFIIRERLRGTPPQGGIKSKGALLLELARELRDLRDELEEKRYVSTDRESSEQKKSDTPAATRTTTGQATHSHVSAVPIDSRSGSGGICTPSDTLSQQTLHPPRESLSSSSTGRDPHTTTSESQSGEADAGSAPTLVGPTPSGSGHGSGSGCGTASAVPSHLSHSQSLQQAPFKAQPPKLRFVSSVEFRHSSGETSTTPLSPESPAEDSSGDHTRSRLQRSKAASRKTFRLKRSRLTPMEPPSIVTSHSQEEQPQPPQPKTLGEISWDSVSQTSSTSGYRDNNSLQTGLLSPDGSLGGLTLGRSPSQHSLLMVFEGQDEDTLI, encoded by the exons ATGGTGACCAATGCCGCCGCAACGGGGgcagctgcaggagcagcagcaacaagcaccaccaccgccacaaacaacaacaacctgcAGACGAACAACAACAGTCATGcggcgaacaacaacaacgatgaCTTTGACTTTGACCAGGACAACGGACTGCAGGACCTGGGCTTGCCAGTGTCCGTGCAGACTTTCCTTTGGCGCCAAATAGCCCCCTTCATCCGGCCCAAGCTGGGCAAGCTGCACGAGTCTACCTGTCTG TTTTGTCAACATGCACCGGGACACCAT GAATCGAAGGAAGCCTGCAAG TCCTTCGAAAAAGTTTTGGTTCAAAACATCCAGTTTGGTCTCTCGCCGCCGCTTACCAAGGCTCTGGGTGCCATTCCCCGATGGCGCCTACTCCAAGGAGCCCTACCACATGTTATGCATGCCTGTGCTGCCCTGCTTCATAACCGCGTCAAGGATATGCAGGCCATTGGACCTGTGGAAACCAAGCTGCTCTACACCATGCAGTGGATCCTACTGTATGCCGCCGAGGAATGCGCCGATGATGAAGGCGGCGAGGATCTGGGACTGGGCGAAACGGCTGAGCCCAAATCCAAGTCCATAGATCAGTACTTGTTTTCGGTGCCAACGATTACG CTCTTTGTGTACCTCTTTGCACCCATCATACATCATCTAAAGGAGTCGGATTTTCAGAACTTTCGTCTGGAGAATGGCATTAAGCTCTGGCAGGGTATGTGGGACAACCGTGCACCGGGAGCGCCTTGCTTTACGGCTTCGGTAAAGCCCAAGGCCCGGAACCTGTTGTGTGCTCCCACTCCAAAGGGATCTACGGATGTGTTTCCCGCCCGTAAGCACTCCCTTAGCGCAGATGCCATGTCCCCCAAAGCGGACTCGCCGCAGAGCGGCATTTCTGATTACGGCAGGCAGGATGAGGAG GGTTCCTGGGTATCCTCACCCAAGGAGTTTGCCTTTCCCGAAACCATACCAGAGGAGGCTTCCAGCGTGGAGGATGAACGCGTTGTCATATTTAGACTGCCTTCGGCGCCACAACTAATGGATAACTCTTTCTTTACG GCCGATGCCAGTCTgctccagcaacagcagtcCCAGAGTCGTCGCGGCAGTCGCCAGTCTATGAACTCCCGCGACAAGGACAAGGTGCCTTCCACCAAGTTCGAGTTCGATCAGCAGGAGCTGATGCGCGGCGCCTCGATGAAGGAGAAGCGTAGTGCCTCCATCGAAAAAGAGACCGACTCGGACAAGTCAGACAGCATCAAGGCGGATGTATCTGCGGCCACCTTCCTCGATGTGGCGGTGCTTCGTTGCCTCTTCATCTCCCACTGGCAGGAGGAGGGAATCTTTTGGAGCCTACAGTACCTGTACAATCG TCTCAGCGACATTGGGGAAGAGGCAGCCATCACCTTGAACCAGCCTCGCAAGCGATCAAACTCCTTGCCCATACCCCAAATAGAGATATCACTCTACCAAGGACCCGGCAGCAATAGTCGCGACAGTCCAGGGAGCTCTGTGGTCAAGGACTACATCGAGATACCCGAGCCATCGCCCACGGTGACTGCCTGTGTTGTGG AGGAACCCCAAAGCGCACCGAGCACCAGTGAAAGGCGTGGCAGCGAGAAGAAGAAACGGGTCAAAATGGCGGATCTGCGGGCCTTCGTGGAGACCAAAATGTTCTCAAAGTCGGAGAAGAATTTGGAAAAAGTAGGGCTAGATACAAACTCTGCCAATGGCAAGACACCAACACCACTGCAACATGCA GAGTACCACCGCAGCCTGGACACTGGTGAAAAGAAGCTATCGCGTTCGGCTTCCATGATCAGCCGAGAGCCGGCCAGCAACTTGATCAAGGGAAAATCCATGCCCAGCCTCAG CTGTCTGCTTGATAGCGG ATTTTACAGATACGTAGAGCCACCCAGGGCGCCGAGGCCATCGCAGGCCACCTGTCCGCGCTCCACGGCGTTTTACCCGCGAAATCCCATCATTACCGTCACAGAGCACACGCCCACACCCTCGCCAGACTACATTAAGCGACAG GGATCCATTGACTCCCAGCTGGATGCCCTAAGTAATGGCGGAAGCATTGCCGGCGGCAATGGAGGAGGCAATGGCAGCACCGGCATGGGCAGCACGACCACCCGTTACCGTGGCCAAATGCTGCGCTCCCACACGGACTCCCATATCGATTATACAGGCGTGGACGAGTCCGAGGCGCCTGGCTCGTCCTTCTACATTACCCGCGATGGCGGCATTGACTACGAGATAATCCTGCTGGCCATCAGCAATGTGTTCAAGCGGGACCCGGCCCAAGTGTGTTCGCTTCGTGTCTTGGAGGCGGGACTAAACATATGCGAGCTCCTGATCGAAATGGGTGTCCTCAAGTTGGGTGAACATGCCCACGAGATATCCATGAGCATAACTAGGCGAGCTCTGCAGGTCCTGGGTTGTCCACACGGCTGCAATGACG GTGTTCGAGGTCCTCCCGCTGACTTCCTGCGCAACCAGTGCCAGAAGATCCTGTCCCGAATGCTGCGACAGGCCGGCCAGCGGACCAAGCGATACATGCAGGAGATGGTCCGAACGTCACCGCTGCCAGAGCTCATCGACTACTTTCACGCCTTCCTGGCCTTCTGCGTGGACCCCAGCTCGCTGCTGTCGCCCCTGA CTCATAAACGTCAGAGTGGATATAAAAATGCTAACACCGATCTTGGCGGCGTACCAGGTCAGGGCGGCTATTCGACCAATTTTAGCGGCGGCATGAGTGGCGGCGCCGAGGCTCAAGTGGTTGGGGCAGTCTTCAAGCCCCTGGTCAGTCGCTTTGTGGAGGCCAGCAAGGACCTGAAGGGCCCCGAGAACATAGCCCTTTACGGCGACATCCGGCAGCTGGTTACCTATGTCAAGGGCGCCCATGGCGGACCCTTCCGTCTGGTGGCCCTCAGCGGCATCCTGGCTGTGACCCCAAGGCCCCACAAGAAGGGACCGACCTCGCAGACCACGCGAGTAATCAG ACACATTCCCCAGGCCAATGTCCCGCAGAGTTCGCAGAACGACGACAATCGCTCCCAGCGTCGCCTGCTGCTAAAGAAGCGCAGCACCTCGTCCGCCTGCGCCGTG AGCCTGCTGGAGACGGAGGCGTGCGAGGAGCACTACAAGACCAGCCAATCACCGCTGAGCAACTTCCGGAGGCGCACAACCGGCGTAAGGCCCACGCTGACACCGCGACATAGCGAGAGAGCCCTGCTCTCCGATTCCACGTCCAGCTCCGAACGCAATTCGCTGGGACGGCTCAGCGGCTTGGTGCGCTGGTTCCGCGGCACGCCCAAGGAGGCATCGTCCATTGACCTGGAGATCGGGTCCCTCAACCCGGAGATCTCCTCCACATTCATGCGGCACGCCTCGCTAAAGATCCAGCGCGGCCGGTCGAGCGATGGCATTGGGCGGTCCATTCAGCGTGCCAAGCGACGCGTCGAGCGGCGGCTGAACCGTTTCGGTGGCATTGTGAAGGGCAAAAAGAAGGTTGGTGGCATCGAGGAAACGGCCGACTTCAGCCGGCGCAGCTCCTCGGACATGTGCGACGGGCCACGCGAATCGGAGGTTGTCATCCTCAAGGAACGGAAGCTGGTGCCCACAGAGCCGGTGCGGGTGGGCATGCTACGGCTCTCCTTCCTGCTGGAGACCTGTGCCCCTGGCTCCTTTCCGGATCCCCAACTGGTGGCTGCCGTTCTGGATCTG CCCCAAGCTCCTCTTGTGGCCCGGGCCACTTTTCTGCTGGAGTGCGCCCACTTCGTTCATTTGTGCAACAAGGGTCAGTGGCCCGCCTGGATGAAGCAGAACGTGGGCAGCTACCGGACCTCCGGGGCCAACATCAACATTAACCAGATGAAGCATCAGGTGAGCCAAACGAGCGCCAGACGCACTCACATCCTGCAACGAGCTGCCGGGAAGATGTTCCACCAGTGGGCGGAAATGGTGGGTGCCCGTCTGGAGGAGATCCTGTTCACCGAACGTCTGCAGTACGAGGCGGTAAATGCTAGCCTCACCGATCCCGAGAAGCAGCgcgagctgctgcagcaggacgaggaggaggatttCCTAGACGAGACATCGGTCAATCCGCATGGCAACGATTGCCCGCACTCCCTGAAGCTGATTGCCTGCGTCCTGCTCTTTGAGATCACCGCATTCTTGAGGGACACGTACCTGATGCTTCCCAAGACATCCAAGCTAATCCACCGGGACAAGCCGGCGCCGTGGGAGAAGGTTTACCGCGAAGCCAATCGTCGTTGGTCAATGGCCCTGAGTTCTATGGGTCATTCACAGACCTCGGCTCAGAGTCTGCAGTCGATAGCAGCGGGCAACGATGTTGCTGGTCAGTCAGAGCGAAAGATATCCTTTGTCCTCCACGAACCGGATAATGAGTCCGagaacagcagcaacacaacGCTGACAAAGGAGGGAGGCGAAGAGG CTCGTCGTCCCACAGCCTCTGCTGTTCGTCCATTCTTGTTAAGACGCGGCACTGCCACCACCACAGGCGGATCTTTCAAGCGTCGCTCTCTGAAGCTTCGTCGCAATACCAAGGACAGCAAGGATATAGAAACAGATT TTAACATGCAATCGCGACGAAAGGTTTCGTCTCTATCAGATCGCAGCGACACCTCGGAGCAGGGCATGATTAGTGGAGGCGAGGAGTCACCGGGAATCCTTAGTGACGATCAGCAACCAGAATCGCCCACTGACTCAAACGAAAACGATGACACGGCCAAGAATATGCCCTGGCTGAAGGCAGTCATCGACATGATGTCCAGCTACAACTACTACTGCACCCACAAAGGATACTGCCATCCTTTCTGCTATAAGCGTCACATGCGCTCCTGCACCCGGCTAGTTAAGGCCACACGGAAG GTCTATGGCGAGGAATTTGGGTTTACCTTCGATGCCGATCATCCCAATGTCGAGCCAACGGTAATCAGCTCCAGCAAACCCCACACTTCAAGATCCCGCTCCACGCGGAAAGTATCAGAGCAGAGCTCCACCCAGACTTCTCCTTCCAAGCGCAAGGATAGTTTGTCACGCAAGGATCG CATAAGTGATGACCCTGACCTGGAAATGGCTGAGAAACTGGCCAAAGCCTTCCGCCAGGAGAAGGAAAAGAAGCTGCAGGAGGAGCCACCAATTCTCAAGTTTATTCGCATCCATATTCGCAATCTGTTTCACTTTCCGCTGGCCACCTTGCTCAAGGGCGCCGTTGTGCTTACCGAGGAGATGGTCATCGAGGCTATGCCAGCTGCATGGGAGCTCCTGCTGGAGACGAACCATGATACGGCCACTTCCAGCGCCGCTGTCTTTTTGATGGGCTCCGTAAAGGCCCAAAACTTTGCCTTCGATATCATGCAGAGGGCCCTAAAGCACAAGGATCCGGACATAAGGATTGGGGCCATCCAGCGGTATTTGGTGCTCTGGAAGTGCCGCTTCCACGTCTGGCCGCGAATGGAGGAGAACGCCCACGACGTTACGTTTAAGGTGCCGCCAGGCGGCATTGAATTCACTCTACCCTCACCCAAGATTGGTATCGAAAGTCTTCCTGTGGTGGATCCGCCGTGGATGCCAGTTCAACAAACGAAGGACATGGACGTCACACTGAACCAAGATAGACAT CGATCCCTGGTCACCGCCACCAAGAGCCGTAAGATGCAACAGACGGAGGCCATCCGGAACGCTCTGCGCCAGCAGCGGGACAAGCAGAGGGCGGAGCGGCACAGCTTCCTTATTACCATGATACCCATTAGCCAGCAGGCCTCTCACGAGCCAGGTATGGAGAAGCTGGAGGACCACGAGATCGAAGAGGATCTGGACGGAACCCGCATGTCCTCGCACCTGCACCACTCCCACTCGCTGTTCCCCTCCGTGCTCTGCTCGTCCGTGATGCAGATCGTTGGCTGCCTGGATGACGCCGCCATCGGTTCAGACGGCAATGCGGTGTACGAGATCGCCTACCAGGTGATCTGGGTGTGTCTGGTCGAGGAGTCCGCTCTGTTCCTGCGCTACGTGTTCGAGCGTTTGACTCGCGACCGACAGGATCAAATGTTTAAGCTGCTGCGCCACCTCATCCGATTCGTGCCCCGTCTGCCGCAGCAGGCGGCCTTTGCTCTCTACAACTCGATCATTGGGTACATCATGTTCTATGTGAGATCTTCCAATGAGCTCAAACAAGAG CTTGTGGGGTCTGCCCTTTCGGTTCTGTGGATGGTGGTGCACTCAGTGCACGGCATCATGTTCAAGGACTTGAAACAGATCCTTCGAAAGGAGCAGTGCGATGCCTCCATCCTGCTAACGGCCAATGTGCCTGCAGCCAAGAAGATCGTGGTGCACGGACCGGCTGATGACGACTACAACATACCCTCGCAATTTCCCGTGCAGGAGGACACACTCTTCTGTCAGCTGCTGAAGGAGGCCCTGGATTACTATCCCATAGATGAGAAGAACACCAGTCACTACTGCCTGGTGGACTACAAGAGCA GTAAAATTCTCAATCCGAATTGGTACATTCGCGATCTGTACTTCTTCAAACGCTCCCAGTACCCGGAGGTGCGTCTCATGCTGATGCGTCCGGAAGAGTCCTTCCTGGCCCTGCAGAAGCAGGAGCTAACCAAGAAATTTGTCGAGATTGGAAAAGTTCATCTGACCTGGGCGATCCTCAAGAACGTCGACATGGTAGTGCAGCGGGTGGTGTTTCTGCACGAAGAGCTGATGAAGCTGCCCTCGTTTCCGCGCAAGGCTCTCGAAGTGGATCTGGATCTGCACCATGGCGGCGAGTACGGAAAGGTGCTGCTCGGGTTGGACGTCCTGCACAAGTTCATGTGGGTGCGACTGATCGCCCGCATGTTCGAGGCCATGGCTGGTAATTTCGCCTACTCCGCAGACATCCAACTCTTCCTGAACGTCCTTTCCGGCGCCTCCATTCTGCACGCCGAAGATTCCTGCATCATGCGCTATGTGATGGCCACCTTCATCAACGCCGCCTTCAACTTTAAGAACATCTTCTCCACGAACGGTTACTTTATGATTATGCCCACGCTGCTACAGGTCTACTCCCTGCATCAGACCAACAAGCTGATCACCACCACCATTGAGTACGCGGTCAAGCAGTTCTATCTGCTCAACCGGAAGCCCTTCATCCTGCAGATGTTCGGCTCCGTTTCCGCCATTCTGGACACCGACGAAGACGGCACCTATGGAGAGGCCCACAAGGTGCAGTCCAGCTGTCTCTTCAATCTCCTGCTAAGTTTGGAGGACCCCTCGCCGGATCCGCTAAACATTGCGGAATTGGTCAAGGAGCCAAAGCCTCTCAAGGCCATTGACTTTTGCTATcacgacgaggacgacgacgtgACCGTGCTGGACTGCATCACACTCTGCGTAATGGTGGTTTCCTACTCCGCGGAGAGCACCCGAGGATACCAGATGCTG ATTATTTTGGAGGCCATTCTGCCGTGCTACTTGCAGCAGATCCAATCGCCCAGCTACATTCCGCTGCAGGGAAAGTCCGAGCGCGACATTATCCTCCAGCTCGCAGTGGCAATTCGCACCATGGTGCACAACTGCGAGGGCCTGGCCAAGAGCTACAACGGACCGTATCGGAACAGTCCAGAGCACAAGGGCTCCTCGCAGCGCAACTGCAGTCGCGGCCCGCCCTGTTCGCCTGGCCTGGACTTTGAGGAGGAGTCACACCCCAAGTACTTGACGGATGCACGCACTAAGAACATGATGGACTctgccgaggattcggaaATGATTCGCACTGAGTACCGGAGACCCCGAGACGTACTGCTCTCCGTGGTGGCGGATTTCCTCACAAAATCCACGGCTCGACTGGCGGAGCTGGCCAAGAAGATGCCCAGTGACACCAAGCCAACCGAGGTCCTGGACGCTAAATGCCACATCCGCCTGGCGGATATTGCGCACTCGCTTCTGAAGGTGTCGCCTTACGACCCTGAGTCCATGGCGTGCCGGGGTTTGCAGCGCTATATGCAGGCTGTTCTGCCACGGGCAGAGTGGTCTAACGACACTCTTCGCAACGCCTTGGTCACCATTCTGCGGCGCATCGACAAGGTGTTCCTTAAGATTTCAAAAAAACCCTCAATTCGGCGCAACACCGACTGGGAGGCGGCCGCCGGCCTACTGAAGGGCATCCACGAGACAATAATCCGGCACTCATACGTCCTCCACTGGCAGCAAATGAAGGTCCTTATCAGCACTGTGCAAAATCTGATCGTCAATGAGCCCGGATCCGGCATTCCCGAGGGTGTCTCCAGCGCAGGGGCGGCCCTCATGTCTCAGAATCCACCGGCCTTTTTCTGCTCAGCCGTGGTGCGCCTGGTGGCCCTCCAAGTGGTCAGCCCCGTGGACTGCTTCTCCCTCGTCCACATTTGCGGGGGCAGCGCAGAGTTTGCCACGCAGGAAAAGGCCGAAGGCTTTCTAATGCATCTGATCATGCCGCTGTGTCTGAAGGTCTGCTCGGGACGCGGTGTATCCGACGTGGGTGAGCTCAAAATGACGGACGTGACCTTTTTGCTGACCGCCGTTCTCAACGCAATGAGCCCGCCGGCAGGTCGCACCGGTCAGGCTGTGTCGCAGATTAACCGTGTCACCGGGGACCTCCGTGCCGGGTCCCTCACTTTCACGGGCAGTCGGGACGCCAAGCGTCCGGCTCGCATCTCCGGTTCCCTCTATCAGGCCGCCTTTCTGGCCCTACGCATCGTTTGCATCTGCTTCGAGAATCGGCTGTCCAACGAGTGGCCACGCATCGTCCGGGTGATGAGGGATTTGGGCAGGCGGAATGAAGCTGCTCCAGACTTGTGGAGCTTCATGGAGTTTGTGGTCACCCACCGAACGCCCCTCTATATTGTCCTGCTGCCCTTCATTTTGCACAAG ATCTCGCAGCCACCCATTGGAGACCACGAACGGCACATGCAGTTCATCATCAGGGAGAGACTTCGCGGAACGCCGCCTCAGGGCGGAATCAAGTCGAAGGGAGCCCTGCTGCTGGAGTTGGCCCGGGAGCTGCGCGACCTGCGCGACGAGCTGGAGGAGAAGCGATACG TCTCCACAGATCGCGAGAGCTCCGAGCAGAAGAAGAGCGACACCCCGGCGGCAACCA GGACCACCACCGGCCAGGCCACCCACTCGCACGTCTCCGCCGTGCCGATCGACTCGCGCAGCGGATCGGGGGGCATCTGCACACCCAGCGACACGCTGTCGCAGCAGACGCTGCACCCGCCGCGGGAGTCGTTGTCGAGCAGCTCCACGGGCCGCGATCCGCACACGACGACCAGCGAGAGCCAGAGCGGCGAGGCGGACGCAGGCTCGGCGCCGACGCTGGTGGGGCCCACGCCTAGCGGATCGGGTCACGGCTCCGGCTCCGGTTGCGGCACCGCCTCTGCCGTGCCCTCGCACCTCTCGCACTCGCAGTCGCTCCAGCAGGCTCCCTTCAAGGCGCAGCCCCCGAAACTGCGCTTCGTCTCGTCCGTGGAGTTCCGGCACTCCTCCGGAGAGACCTCAACCACGCCGCTATCGCCGGAAAGTCCGGCCGAGGACAGCTCCGGGGATCACACCCGCTCACGTCTACAGCGCTCGAAGGCAGCCAGCCGGAAGACCTTCCGGCTAAAGCGCAGCCGTCTAACGCCCATGGAACCACCCAGCATT GTCACCTCGCACTCCCAGGAGGAGCAGCCACAGCCGCCCCAGCCCAAAACACTCGGCGAGATATCCTGGGACTCCGTTTCGCAGACATCCTCGACGTCGGGCTATCGGGATAACAACAGCTTGCAGACGGGCCTGCTCTCACCGGACGGATCCCTGGGAGGACTGACCCTGGGCCGGTCGCCCTCGCAGCACTCGCTCCTCATGGTGTTCGAGGGCCAGGACGAGGACACGCTCATTTAA